A portion of the Bacillus sp. es.034 genome contains these proteins:
- a CDS encoding ABC transporter substrate-binding protein, with protein sequence MRMGLTIVSVFFLLLVSACGSSNANDTVKIPDDEWGTITSKAEGTKVNMFMWGGDDGINRYIDEVMAPMLKEKNNIELNRVPLDTPEILQKLQTEKRAGKEKGTIDIVWVNGENFKNAKEQDLLAGSFTDKLPNYNQYYDTDSDAFQYDFGTETEGFEAPWGKVQFVFFYNSEKVKSPPATFEDLKTFMKENPGKFTYPNPSDFTGNAFLRHLLYAKSDSNLARDGFDEKMSEEIGGEVWDELNTLKPYLWRKGETYPSTLTDLDKLYSQEEVWMTMGYNEARAEHLIKDGVFPASTKSFILSDIGSIGNTHFLSIPFNSPNKEGALVAINEFLSPEAQYEKLKPDYWGESSPISYDKLDEEWRKKFMEIDRGESVLEASKLEENFKGELDAAYVEWLKENWIREVASQ encoded by the coding sequence ATGAGAATGGGGTTAACGATTGTAAGCGTATTTTTCTTACTATTAGTATCGGCTTGTGGATCGTCAAATGCAAACGATACTGTGAAAATTCCTGATGACGAGTGGGGAACGATCACGTCGAAAGCAGAAGGGACCAAAGTGAATATGTTCATGTGGGGAGGAGATGACGGGATCAATCGATATATCGATGAGGTCATGGCCCCCATGTTAAAAGAAAAGAACAATATCGAATTGAACCGGGTACCTTTAGACACACCGGAAATCCTGCAGAAGCTGCAAACCGAGAAGCGGGCAGGAAAAGAAAAAGGGACGATCGACATCGTCTGGGTCAACGGTGAAAATTTTAAAAATGCGAAAGAGCAAGATCTGTTGGCTGGTTCTTTTACTGACAAACTGCCTAACTACAACCAATACTATGATACGGACAGTGACGCGTTTCAATATGACTTCGGAACGGAAACAGAAGGGTTCGAAGCCCCTTGGGGAAAAGTTCAATTCGTTTTTTTCTATAATAGTGAAAAAGTGAAAAGCCCCCCGGCTACCTTTGAAGATTTGAAAACATTCATGAAAGAGAATCCCGGGAAATTCACCTATCCAAACCCAAGTGATTTCACCGGGAATGCATTTCTAAGACATCTCCTCTATGCCAAATCGGATTCGAATCTGGCCCGGGACGGGTTTGATGAAAAAATGTCGGAAGAGATTGGAGGGGAAGTATGGGACGAATTAAACACCCTGAAGCCTTACCTGTGGCGAAAAGGGGAGACGTATCCATCCACTTTGACGGATCTTGATAAGCTGTACAGTCAGGAAGAGGTATGGATGACGATGGGATATAACGAAGCAAGGGCGGAACATTTGATCAAGGATGGCGTGTTTCCGGCAAGCACGAAGTCATTCATATTGAGTGACATTGGATCGATTGGGAATACTCATTTCCTGTCCATTCCTTTCAATAGTCCCAATAAAGAGGGTGCCCTGGTGGCCATTAATGAGTTTCTGTCACCGGAAGCGCAGTATGAGAAACTCAAGCCGGATTATTGGGGGGAGAGTTCGCCCATTTCCTATGACAAGCTTGATGAGGAGTGGAGGAAGAAGTTCATGGAAATCGATCGTGGTGAAAGTGTCTTGGAAGCCTCGAAGCTTGAAGAAAACTTCAAGGGTGAGCTTGATGCTGCC
- a CDS encoding BsuPI-related putative proteinase inhibitor — translation MKRFMMMIIILIAGMAGCGTADENDSQQVKKETEQGAGEDISVQKGIVAGEMEPSLTKKDADGQSVYVYSVKNQTEQEKTFSFSSGQTIDYELRNEKGEVVYKDSKNKMYTQALQEITVKQGEAFSREIVLPKVESGSYTLTVWMTAKGDQDYKATAKVVVE, via the coding sequence GTGAAGCGATTCATGATGATGATAATCATTCTTATAGCGGGAATGGCCGGCTGTGGAACAGCTGATGAAAATGACAGCCAGCAGGTAAAAAAAGAGACCGAACAGGGAGCGGGTGAAGATATTTCTGTACAGAAAGGAATTGTCGCAGGCGAAATGGAACCTTCATTAACCAAGAAAGATGCCGATGGTCAAAGTGTGTATGTATATAGTGTAAAAAACCAAACTGAGCAGGAGAAAACATTTTCGTTCTCATCCGGCCAGACGATTGACTATGAACTTCGCAACGAAAAAGGCGAGGTCGTTTATAAAGATTCAAAGAATAAAATGTATACACAGGCATTACAGGAAATCACGGTGAAACAAGGAGAAGCGTTTTCTCGTGAAATTGTCCTCCCAAAGGTTGAAAGCGGCTCTTACACATTGACCGTCTGGATGACCGCCAAGGGGGATCAAGACTATAAAGCGACGGCTAAGGTAGTGGTAGAATAG
- the sfsA gene encoding DNA/RNA nuclease SfsA: MRDRDIFPDISFHDTLVQAVFLERLNRFVLECELPSGSKEKVHLPDPGRLKDLLVPGGPIWLQESKDPKRKTRWSAVMTHDPVNDMYVSLNTQYPNRLILEALQLEVLEELKGWRLEKAEYKVGGSRFDFLLTHKQNDEKLLLEVKSVTMVEDGIGKFPDAVTARGARHVEELTHLQMKGSYQTAVLFIAQRTDLRGITSAPEIDPHFARVMEEAARNGVSFFGRYCIVTPERISLSESIPVYTEKD; encoded by the coding sequence ATGAGGGACCGTGATATTTTCCCAGATATTTCATTCCATGACACCCTGGTTCAAGCCGTCTTTCTTGAACGGCTCAATCGGTTTGTGCTGGAGTGTGAGCTTCCTTCAGGCTCAAAAGAAAAAGTCCATTTACCCGATCCGGGCAGGCTGAAGGACTTGCTGGTACCCGGAGGGCCGATCTGGCTCCAGGAATCCAAGGATCCAAAAAGGAAAACAAGGTGGTCGGCTGTCATGACCCATGATCCCGTAAACGATATGTATGTTTCCTTGAATACTCAATATCCAAACCGATTGATACTGGAAGCCCTGCAGTTGGAAGTACTGGAAGAGCTGAAGGGCTGGCGCCTGGAAAAAGCCGAATATAAGGTGGGAGGTTCACGCTTTGACTTCCTCCTCACACATAAACAAAATGATGAAAAATTACTACTCGAAGTTAAAAGTGTCACGATGGTCGAGGACGGAATAGGTAAATTTCCCGATGCCGTCACAGCAAGGGGAGCGAGGCATGTAGAGGAACTGACACATTTGCAGATGAAGGGAAGCTATCAAACAGCGGTCTTATTCATTGCCCAGCGTACAGACCTCAGGGGAATTACTTCCGCTCCTGAAATCGATCCCCATTTTGCCCGGGTCATGGAAGAAGCAGCAAGAAATGGTGTCAGTTTTTTCGGAAGATATTGCATCGTGACGCCTGAACGCATCTCCCTCAGTGAATCGATCCCCGTTTACACAGAAAAGGATTAA
- a CDS encoding FtsW/RodA/SpoVE family cell cycle protein gives METRQRFADKIDWGLLFLLMLFFIVSAMGISSAQTSGQYGTNFVIRQAFWYVVGGIIIGAALFLDSDQYKRLAWYIYGAGIFLLVLLLISPESIAPHRNGAKSWFMLGPLGSIQPSEFMKTFLILALARVITNHHELNPRKTVQTDFQLLIKIGLTTLLPLAFIMQQPDLGTSLVILAIMTGIILVSGITWKLIVPIYASIGVLGAGILSLVIWAPQLLEKYLNVKPYQFGRIYAWLDPYNYAKLEGFHLINSLNAIGSGQIFGKGYSDREVYIPENHTDFIFSVIGEEYGFIGASVVISLYFLLIYHLTKTALDTKEPFNAYVCAGIISMITFHVFQNIGMTIQLLPITGIPLPFISYGGSSLMGNMLALGLVFSMRFHHKTYMFSSEDS, from the coding sequence ATGGAAACTCGCCAGCGATTTGCTGATAAGATCGATTGGGGTCTTCTCTTTTTATTGATGCTGTTCTTTATTGTAAGTGCAATGGGAATCAGCAGTGCCCAGACCTCAGGGCAATATGGGACAAACTTTGTGATTAGACAGGCTTTTTGGTATGTAGTGGGCGGTATCATTATCGGCGCTGCGTTATTTCTCGACTCAGATCAGTATAAACGGCTTGCCTGGTACATATACGGCGCAGGAATCTTCTTGCTCGTTTTATTATTGATTTCTCCGGAAAGCATCGCGCCTCACCGGAATGGGGCCAAAAGCTGGTTCATGCTTGGACCGCTTGGATCGATACAGCCTTCAGAGTTCATGAAGACATTCTTAATCCTTGCTTTGGCACGTGTCATTACCAATCATCACGAACTTAATCCAAGAAAAACAGTACAGACAGACTTTCAGTTATTGATTAAAATCGGCTTGACCACCCTTCTCCCCCTTGCTTTCATCATGCAGCAGCCGGATTTAGGGACATCACTGGTCATACTTGCCATCATGACGGGTATCATCCTCGTTTCAGGTATTACGTGGAAGCTGATTGTGCCTATCTATGCTTCGATCGGAGTCTTAGGTGCGGGCATCCTTTCACTGGTCATATGGGCTCCACAATTATTGGAGAAATATTTAAACGTGAAACCTTACCAATTCGGACGGATCTATGCCTGGCTTGATCCGTACAATTATGCCAAATTAGAAGGATTTCACTTGATCAACTCCCTTAACGCCATCGGTTCGGGACAGATTTTCGGGAAAGGCTACAGTGACCGGGAAGTGTATATCCCGGAAAATCATACAGACTTTATCTTCAGTGTCATCGGTGAAGAGTACGGATTCATTGGCGCCAGTGTCGTCATCAGTTTATACTTTCTGCTGATCTACCATCTGACCAAGACGGCGCTTGATACGAAAGAGCCTTTCAACGCTTATGTCTGTGCAGGGATCATCAGTATGATTACGTTCCATGTGTTCCAGAACATTGGCATGACGATCCAGTTACTGCCGATCACCGGTATCCCCCTTCCGTTCATCAGTTATGGAGGGAGCTCCCTCATGGGGAATATGCTGGCCCTCGGACTCGTATTCAGTATGAGGTTTCATCATAAGACGTATATGTTTTCTTCAGAAGATTCCTAA
- the argS gene encoding arginine--tRNA ligase: MDLKSILAQELKTQLLQDWSEKDLYDLIEIPKHSHLGDLAFPCFQLAKTMKKAPAQIAKEMAAEITSSLFTKVEAVGPYINIHFDGSRAGKEIVSGILAKGKDYGTHTFGENRTVVLDMSSPNIAKPFSMGHLRSTVIGNAIATIAEKCGYRTEKINYIGDWGTQFGKLIVAFKKWGDPEKVKENPIAELFILYKKFHEAAEFDASLEDEGRKAFKLLEDGDVEITELWRWFKDESLHAFKTIYSLLGVEFDSYNGEAFFNDKMEEVVTLLQKHHLLEESQGAQVVRMDDGNLPPCLIKKSDGATLYATRDLAAALYRQRQYAFDEALYIVGQEQTIHFQQVMNVLKKLGYTWADEMKHIPFGLYLKDGKKMSTRKGRVILLEEVLHEAIKMAEDNINQKNPDLNDAYAVARDVGVGAIIFHDLKNDRLNDIEFSLEHMLTFEGETGPYIQYTYARAQSLIRKAGQTAPLTFEGLDDAESWEVIKQLRLFPDIIEKSWQHYAPSVIAKYLIVTAQSFNRYYAKTKIISDDNQQHSRLALVHAVGIVLAEGLRLLGMKSPAEM; this comes from the coding sequence ATGGACTTGAAATCGATACTTGCTCAAGAATTAAAGACTCAGCTCTTGCAGGACTGGAGCGAGAAAGATCTATACGATTTGATTGAAATTCCGAAGCATAGTCATTTAGGCGACTTGGCCTTCCCTTGCTTCCAGTTGGCGAAAACCATGAAAAAAGCTCCTGCACAGATCGCCAAGGAAATGGCCGCTGAGATTACCTCTTCCCTTTTCACCAAGGTGGAGGCGGTTGGACCTTATATTAATATCCACTTTGACGGGAGTAGAGCAGGAAAAGAAATCGTGTCGGGGATATTGGCGAAAGGAAAGGATTATGGAACCCACACCTTCGGAGAAAACAGAACCGTCGTATTAGACATGTCCTCCCCTAACATCGCCAAGCCCTTTTCCATGGGACACCTCCGTTCAACGGTCATCGGGAATGCCATTGCCACCATTGCCGAAAAATGTGGCTATCGCACCGAGAAAATCAATTACATCGGTGACTGGGGGACACAGTTCGGGAAACTGATCGTCGCTTTCAAAAAATGGGGAGACCCGGAAAAGGTCAAAGAGAATCCCATTGCCGAATTGTTCATTCTTTATAAAAAGTTCCATGAAGCAGCAGAATTCGACGCTTCCCTTGAAGACGAAGGAAGAAAAGCCTTTAAGCTCCTCGAAGACGGGGATGTAGAGATTACCGAGCTTTGGAGATGGTTTAAGGATGAATCACTCCATGCCTTTAAGACGATCTACTCTTTACTTGGCGTCGAGTTCGACTCCTATAACGGTGAAGCATTCTTCAATGACAAGATGGAAGAAGTCGTAACCTTGCTTCAGAAACACCATCTTCTAGAGGAATCCCAAGGGGCTCAAGTCGTTCGGATGGATGATGGGAATCTACCTCCCTGCCTGATCAAGAAATCTGATGGAGCAACCCTTTATGCCACACGGGACCTGGCTGCTGCCCTTTATCGTCAGCGTCAATATGCCTTTGATGAAGCCCTGTACATTGTAGGACAGGAACAGACCATCCATTTCCAGCAAGTGATGAACGTGCTGAAAAAGCTCGGGTACACTTGGGCGGATGAAATGAAGCATATTCCATTCGGTTTGTATTTAAAGGATGGAAAGAAGATGTCTACAAGAAAAGGAAGGGTCATCCTCCTTGAAGAAGTGCTTCACGAAGCAATCAAAATGGCAGAGGACAACATTAACCAGAAAAACCCTGACTTAAACGATGCTTATGCGGTTGCAAGAGATGTCGGGGTCGGGGCCATCATTTTTCATGACCTGAAAAATGACCGTCTCAATGATATTGAATTCTCCTTGGAACATATGCTCACGTTCGAAGGTGAAACCGGTCCTTATATTCAGTACACGTATGCGAGAGCCCAGTCCCTTATTAGAAAAGCAGGTCAGACAGCTCCACTGACATTTGAAGGTCTTGACGATGCCGAAAGCTGGGAAGTGATAAAGCAGCTGCGATTATTTCCGGATATCATCGAGAAATCATGGCAGCATTACGCGCCATCTGTCATTGCCAAATATTTAATCGTCACAGCACAAAGCTTCAACCGTTATTATGCTAAAACCAAAATCATTTCGGATGACAACCAGCAACACTCCCGTCTGGCCCTGGTTCATGCAGTGGGGATTGTCCTTGCCGAAGGATTGCGATTATTGGGGATGAAATCTCCTGCCGAAATGTAG
- a CDS encoding YqaA family protein → MSELLHTFEAWLMDYGVWGLIIVSFADSSFFPIPPDVLLIPLAIANPGSALLYALYTTTASVIGALFGWLIGKKLGRPILVRLFSEARIQKVEEYFTKFGPMALLIAGLTPVPYKIFTIFAGVSGVKIRVLVIWSIIGRGIRFFLEGAIILTLGAKAKPFIEENFALLTLAAGGVLIVVYLVYLFIKKKRQTP, encoded by the coding sequence ATGTCTGAACTACTTCACACGTTCGAAGCATGGTTAATGGATTACGGTGTATGGGGACTGATCATCGTCTCTTTCGCTGATTCATCTTTCTTCCCCATTCCACCTGATGTATTATTGATTCCATTGGCGATTGCCAACCCTGGCAGCGCCCTGCTTTACGCACTATATACGACGACCGCTTCCGTCATCGGGGCCCTTTTTGGATGGTTGATCGGGAAAAAGCTGGGTCGACCGATCCTCGTTCGTCTATTCTCTGAAGCAAGAATTCAAAAAGTAGAAGAGTACTTTACAAAGTTCGGCCCAATGGCCTTACTGATTGCAGGTCTGACACCGGTCCCTTATAAGATTTTCACGATATTCGCAGGCGTTTCAGGTGTGAAGATCCGGGTATTGGTGATCTGGTCGATCATCGGCAGAGGGATCCGCTTTTTCCTGGAAGGAGCGATCATTCTGACACTGGGAGCAAAAGCAAAACCTTTCATCGAAGAGAACTTCGCTTTACTGACACTTGCAGCTGGCGGTGTATTGATTGTTGTCTATCTCGTCTACTTGTTCATCAAAAAGAAAAGGCAGACTCCTTGA
- a CDS encoding diacylglycerol kinase family protein, with amino-acid sequence MARFSEVLLICNGKAGQGTLEILLKDAVPPLLDICNELIIHKTKEKGDAERVSRESGSRYELVVIMGGDGTIHEAINGLSVLDDRPLVAILPGGTCNDFARSLRIPMNIGQAVRLITEQPYEQEIDIVKAGERYFSNFWGTGLVAQTSDNIDVGSKSVLGKLSYYISAFQSIQDSPILNVKVTTENEVVEEEVVMLLVANGRSIGSNPLPICINMDDGLMDIYVVKKSGFPLLKEFLVIKSTGNISEEYDDIKHIQAKEAHIELGQDEKLDMDGELYEGSRQSLRVLHKHLRFVVGASE; translated from the coding sequence ATGGCGAGATTTTCGGAAGTATTGCTTATATGCAATGGCAAAGCAGGTCAAGGGACACTCGAGATCCTGTTGAAGGATGCCGTCCCCCCTTTATTGGATATTTGCAACGAACTCATCATTCATAAAACAAAAGAAAAGGGAGATGCCGAAAGGGTCTCCAGGGAATCAGGGAGTCGCTATGAGCTGGTGGTCATCATGGGCGGGGATGGTACGATCCATGAAGCCATCAATGGGCTGTCTGTCCTCGATGATCGTCCGCTTGTCGCCATTCTCCCTGGTGGCACATGTAACGATTTTGCCCGCTCCCTGCGCATTCCGATGAATATCGGACAAGCCGTCCGTCTTATAACCGAACAGCCTTATGAACAGGAAATCGACATTGTGAAAGCAGGGGAGAGGTATTTCAGTAACTTCTGGGGCACGGGATTGGTTGCCCAGACAAGCGATAATATTGATGTAGGATCAAAGAGTGTCCTCGGGAAATTGAGCTATTATATCAGTGCTTTCCAATCGATTCAGGATTCACCTATCTTGAATGTGAAGGTCACGACGGAAAATGAAGTAGTGGAAGAAGAGGTCGTCATGCTGTTGGTCGCAAACGGCCGTTCGATCGGATCCAATCCACTGCCTATATGTATCAATATGGACGATGGATTGATGGACATATATGTAGTGAAGAAAAGTGGATTTCCATTACTGAAGGAATTTCTCGTCATTAAAAGTACAGGCAATATCAGCGAAGAATATGACGATATCAAGCACATTCAAGCAAAAGAAGCCCATATTGAGCTCGGGCAGGATGAGAAGCTTGATATGGATGGGGAACTCTATGAAGGCAGCAGGCAGTCCCTACGCGTATTACATAAGCATCTGCGCTTTGTTGTGGGAGCTTCCGAATAA
- a CDS encoding Lmo0850 family protein, whose translation MVKENDRFKKVITKLSNVGVNISKTKSRREILHSLKQYQPLPKTLTQDS comes from the coding sequence GTGGTAAAGGAGAACGATCGCTTTAAAAAAGTGATAACGAAATTGTCGAACGTCGGTGTGAATATTTCAAAAACGAAATCAAGACGGGAAATTCTTCATTCACTAAAGCAGTATCAACCATTACCTAAGACGTTAACACAAGATTCATAA
- the safA gene encoding SafA/ExsA family spore coat assembly protein — MKTKLTCILITTSLFFSLFGLHKTTAGNTYIVKKGDTLWTISMAFRIGLSEMIRANPQVTDPNIIYPGQHLKIPSILSQSSFENRVTELTNKERMKNGLPPLQADRSLSEVALYKSRDMRDAGYFSHRSPTYGTPDEMMKRFHIVYSEACENIAAGQMSPEKVVRDWMDSPVHRKNILNKSYTHVGVGYADGGTYGSYWTQLFIAK; from the coding sequence ATGAAAACTAAACTAACATGTATTCTAATCACAACGTCCCTTTTCTTTAGTCTATTTGGTCTACATAAAACAACTGCCGGAAACACGTATATTGTAAAAAAAGGAGATACTCTTTGGACCATTTCCATGGCGTTTCGGATCGGATTGTCTGAAATGATCCGTGCGAACCCCCAGGTGACAGATCCAAATATCATTTATCCGGGGCAACACCTTAAGATCCCGAGCATCTTATCCCAAAGTTCATTTGAAAACAGGGTCACTGAATTAACAAATAAGGAACGGATGAAAAATGGCCTCCCTCCTCTTCAGGCTGACAGGAGTCTCTCTGAGGTTGCCTTGTATAAGTCCCGGGATATGAGGGATGCCGGGTACTTCTCCCATCGAAGCCCCACCTACGGGACTCCCGATGAGATGATGAAACGTTTCCACATCGTCTATAGCGAAGCTTGTGAAAATATTGCCGCCGGGCAAATGAGTCCTGAAAAGGTTGTCCGGGACTGGATGGACAGTCCGGTTCACCGTAAAAATATTCTCAACAAATCCTATACACATGTTGGCGTAGGATATGCCGATGGAGGGACGTATGGGTCCTACTGGACACAGCTGTTTATAGCGAAATAA
- a CDS encoding CBS domain-containing protein, with protein sequence MQVRDIMSTNVEAASNQDSLESVASKMSSRNVGSVPVVENGQVVGMITDRDIATRGLSQGAQGNVSQVMSQQVVTISPDASVEEASALMSQHQVRRLPVVENGQLVGMLALGDLAVQQKSDQSAGSALSGISQNHLR encoded by the coding sequence ATGCAAGTACGTGATATTATGTCGACAAATGTGGAAGCAGCTTCTAACCAGGATTCACTTGAGAGCGTCGCTTCCAAGATGAGTTCCAGAAACGTTGGTTCCGTTCCTGTCGTTGAAAATGGACAGGTTGTCGGTATGATTACGGACCGTGATATTGCGACTCGTGGACTGTCTCAAGGTGCACAAGGAAATGTCTCTCAGGTAATGTCACAGCAAGTTGTGACAATTTCTCCTGATGCATCCGTAGAAGAAGCATCGGCTTTGATGTCCCAGCATCAGGTGCGCCGTTTGCCTGTTGTGGAAAACGGTCAGCTGGTCGGGATGCTCGCTTTAGGAGATTTGGCAGTACAGCAGAAATCCGATCAAAGTGCCGGAAGCGCCTTAAGCGGAATCTCCCAGAATCACCTTCGTTAA
- a CDS encoding alanine/glycine:cation symporter family protein: MDILNNLVTEANSILWGYILIGVLLILGLYFTIGSKFVQIRHIGEMLRLLGDKDVVEAEGEKQISSLQAFFIGAGTRIGTGNLAGVAIALAIGGPGAVFWMWLVAILGGASAFVESTLAQIYKEKDKVGFKGGPGYYMKKQLGKPWMSSIFAVTIILSFGTTFNAVQSNTIATAFSNSFGINTFVIGIVLAGLTALIIFGGVKRIANFSSFIVPIMAGFYIVLALFVVITNITEMPGVIAMIFKSAFGFEQVVGGGIGAAIMNGVKRGLFSNEAGMGSAPNAAATASVSHPVKQGFIQALGVFFDTILVCSATAFIILTSDAYGSGLTGIELSQAAMSEHFNSWAGIFLAIAIFTFAFSSIIGSYYYGEANLPFINKSKTGLMIYRFIALGMVIFGSVASLDIVWSLADFSMALMALTNLAAIGILAPIAFKALDNYMTQRRQGLDPVFYADDIPELKNVECWPKRQSDMPKKAVNE; the protein is encoded by the coding sequence ATGGATATTTTAAACAATTTAGTTACGGAAGCAAACTCCATATTATGGGGGTATATTTTAATTGGTGTACTTCTCATTTTAGGTTTATACTTCACAATCGGATCTAAATTTGTTCAAATTCGCCACATAGGTGAAATGCTTCGATTATTAGGGGATAAAGATGTCGTTGAAGCAGAAGGGGAAAAGCAGATTTCTTCCTTACAGGCATTCTTTATTGGAGCAGGTACTCGAATTGGTACAGGTAATTTAGCAGGAGTAGCCATTGCCTTAGCAATTGGGGGACCTGGAGCGGTCTTCTGGATGTGGCTCGTCGCCATTTTGGGAGGGGCCAGCGCATTTGTCGAAAGCACATTGGCTCAGATTTATAAAGAAAAGGATAAGGTTGGATTCAAAGGCGGCCCCGGCTACTATATGAAGAAACAACTGGGCAAGCCCTGGATGAGTTCAATCTTTGCGGTTACCATCATCCTATCCTTTGGGACAACCTTTAATGCTGTCCAAAGTAATACCATCGCAACGGCGTTCAGCAATTCATTTGGCATCAATACGTTTGTCATTGGAATTGTACTGGCCGGATTGACAGCACTCATCATCTTTGGCGGTGTGAAACGCATAGCCAACTTTTCATCTTTCATTGTACCGATCATGGCAGGCTTTTATATTGTACTCGCTCTATTTGTAGTCATTACGAATATCACTGAAATGCCCGGCGTCATCGCCATGATATTCAAGAGTGCCTTCGGCTTTGAACAAGTCGTCGGTGGGGGTATCGGAGCTGCGATCATGAACGGCGTAAAGCGTGGGCTATTCTCCAATGAAGCCGGAATGGGTAGTGCGCCGAATGCGGCAGCTACGGCATCGGTTTCCCACCCGGTCAAGCAGGGATTCATCCAGGCACTGGGGGTATTCTTTGATACGATTCTCGTATGTTCCGCGACGGCCTTTATCATCTTAACGTCAGACGCCTACGGTTCCGGTTTGACGGGAATCGAACTATCTCAAGCAGCCATGTCTGAACACTTTAACTCATGGGCCGGAATCTTTCTGGCGATTGCCATCTTTACCTTTGCCTTCAGTTCCATCATTGGGAGTTATTATTATGGTGAAGCCAATCTCCCATTCATTAATAAAAGCAAGACCGGTCTGATGATCTACCGCTTTATTGCACTGGGAATGGTGATCTTCGGGTCAGTCGCGAGTCTTGATATCGTCTGGAGCCTGGCTGACTTTTCAATGGCCTTGATGGCCCTTACGAACTTGGCTGCCATCGGTATTCTGGCACCGATTGCCTTTAAAGCTTTGGACAACTATATGACGCAGCGTCGTCAAGGATTGGATCCGGTCTTCTATGCAGATGACATTCCTGAATTAAAGAATGTCGAATGCTGGCCAAAGCGCCAAAGTGACATGCCTAAAAAAGCAGTAAATGAATAA